In Pleurocapsa minor HA4230-MV1, the genomic window CAGAAGCCGAACAAATTGAAGCACAGTGCCAAGAAGAAACTGCGGTAGCCATTACCCAAGATCGAATTGTGGTTCAAGATAAAGAGAATGAACTGCGCAAAGTGACGGCTGAATTAGAACAAAAAGCGCGATCGGAAGAAGAGCGCACCACCGCAGCAGCTCTAGAAGCGGCAGCTAAAGCACAGCAGCAATTACAGACAGTTAGGGCGCAGCTAGAAAGGTTGAGGCTAGAAGCAGATCGGGTATTGCCCGCTGAAGCCGATAGGGTGGCAAAAGGTTTACGGGCAAAGGGTCAAGCAGCAGCCTTAAAAGAAAATGCCGAAGCAGCAGCCTTAGTTAACGAGATGCTGGGAAAAGTATGGCAATCAACAGGCAAAGATGCCAAAGAATTATTTCTTATTCAACAGCTAGAAACTGTCTTAGCTGAAGCTGTCGCCATCCCCGAAAGATTGAAACTAGAAAAAGTAAATGTAATCGATAACGGTGACGGTAAATCTCTTGCCAGTTTAGTTAACGTCTATCCCGAAATCATCGCTCAATTCCTCAACAGCGTTAACGACACCTTGGGTATTGATGTAATTGGCACTCTTAACAGCCGACAGAACACAGAACAATGAGCAGTGAACAGTAATCAGTAATCAGAACAATGTAGGGTGGGCATCGCCAATAATTAGAATAAAGATCGATCGCCTAAAATAATGCCCACCAATCGATCAGTAATTAGTAATTAGTAATCATATGAGTATCATTGCAACTTTATTAGCAATTTTTGGTTTAGGTACATCAGCGGGATGGTATGTAATCAGCAAACTTTATTACATCTGCCAACCCAGTGAAATTCTGATCTTTGCGGGGACAAAAACTAAAGGACAAGACGGGATCGAGAAAGGCTATCGATTAGTTAAAGGAGGTAGCAGCATTCGGACTCCTCTTTTAGAACAAGCCTTCCGTATGGACTTAACTAACATGATCATTGAGTTACAAGTTGCCAGCGCCTATAGCAAGGGTGGTATTCCTTTGACCGTTGAAGGTGTAGCTAATATTAAGATTGCTGGTGAAGAACCGACAATTCATAATGCAATTGAAAGGTTGCTGGGTAAAAGCCGTAATCAGATTGAAATGCTGGCTAAACAAACCTTAGAAGGAAATCTGCGCGGAGTATTAGCGAGTTTAACACCCGAACAAGTGAATGAAGACAAGATTGCTTTTGCGAAAAGCTTATTGGATGAAGCAGAAGAAGATCTAGAAAAATTAGGTTTGGTCTTAGATAACCTGCAAATTCAAAATATCTCCGACGAGGTACATTATCTCAATTCGATTGGGCGACAACAGCAGGCAGAACTCTTAAGGGATGCTCGTATTGCGGAAGCTACAGCCAAAGCGGAATCTAACATTAAAGATTCGGCGAACAAAAAATCTACTTCCCTCAGACAAATTGGGCGAGATTTAGAAATTGCCAAAGCGGAAGCGGAAAAAAGAATCCGTGATGCCGTAACTAAACGATCGGCCTTAGTTGCCGAAGCGGAAGCGGAGGTAATAGCTAAGATAGCCAAAGCCGAAGCCGAGTTAGCAGTTCAAAATGAACGGATCAAACAGGTAAAACAACAGCTACAGGCAGATATAGTCGCCCCAGCCGAAGCACAATGTAAACAAGCGATCGCCAAAGCGAAAGGAGATGCTGCTAGTATTATCGAAGATGGGAAAGCTCAAGCTGAAGGTACACAACGTTTAGCAGAGTCTTGGAAAGCAGCAGGGGCAGATGCTAAAGATATCTTCTTGTTCCAAAAGCTAGAAACTTTAATGAAAATGATGGCTGCGGGAGTACCCAACGTAAAGGTTGAAAGCCTGACGGTAATTGACGGTAAAGACGGTGGTAAGGCCACTCAAATAGCTTCTTTTGTGGAACAGCTAAGACAAACCACAGGGGTAGATGTTGCCCAGGTAGCCCAGAATCTTACTGGTAATGAGGCAGTTAAATCAGCCAAATCAGTTAAGAAACTGCAACCAAGCGAGATTGAATCATAACCCCATTGATACACTAGGCAATAACTAAACCAGTTGAGAGATTAAAGATATGGTTGCAACCACAGGAATCAGCGATCGCTATCGCCTTAAAACCAAACAGCTTGATATGCCTCCCCGCCTCTTGTTAGGGCCAGGCCCCGCCAACGTCAATCCAAGAGTCTTAGCAGCCACCAGCGTTAGTCCTGTTGGACATTTAGATCCAACCTATCTTATGTTGATGGATGAGATTAGAGATTTGCTGCGCTATGCTTGGCAAACAGAAAATGAATTAACCATCGCCGTAGCGGGAACAGGAACAGCAGCCATGGAAGCAACTTTGGCTAATTCCGTTGAACCTGGAGATGTGGTTTTAGTTGGGGTTAAAGGCTATTTTGGTAATCGTTTGGTCGATATGGCGGGGCGATATGGCGCAGATGTGCGCACGATGACTAAACCTTGGGGACAGGTATTTTCGCTTGAGGAGATT contains:
- a CDS encoding flotillin family protein, whose product is MSIIATLLAIFGLGTSAGWYVISKLYYICQPSEILIFAGTKTKGQDGIEKGYRLVKGGSSIRTPLLEQAFRMDLTNMIIELQVASAYSKGGIPLTVEGVANIKIAGEEPTIHNAIERLLGKSRNQIEMLAKQTLEGNLRGVLASLTPEQVNEDKIAFAKSLLDEAEEDLEKLGLVLDNLQIQNISDEVHYLNSIGRQQQAELLRDARIAEATAKAESNIKDSANKKSTSLRQIGRDLEIAKAEAEKRIRDAVTKRSALVAEAEAEVIAKIAKAEAELAVQNERIKQVKQQLQADIVAPAEAQCKQAIAKAKGDAASIIEDGKAQAEGTQRLAESWKAAGADAKDIFLFQKLETLMKMMAAGVPNVKVESLTVIDGKDGGKATQIASFVEQLRQTTGVDVAQVAQNLTGNEAVKSAKSVKKLQPSEIES